Proteins encoded by one window of Glycine soja cultivar W05 chromosome 15, ASM419377v2, whole genome shotgun sequence:
- the LOC114386784 gene encoding protein ELF4-LIKE 3-like, with product MEGGSFNGAQIDAKIMQTFKKNFVQVQDIFDQNRLLINEINQNHESKVPDNLTRNVGLIRELNNNIRRVYDLYADLSSSFTKSMEVTSEGDSSGGAVKSSDGKAGHKRHRPV from the coding sequence ATGGAGGGTGGCTCATTCAATGGTGCTCAGATTGATGCCAAGATCATGCAGACATTTAAGAAGAACTTTGTTCAAGTGCAGGACATTTTTGATCAGAACAGGCTACTCATCAATGAGATAAACCAGAACCACGAGTCTAAGGTCCCTGATAACCTCACCAGGAATGTGGGGCTAATTAGGGAGctcaataacaacatcagaaGAGTGTATGACCTATATGCCGATCTTTCGAGTTCCTTTACCAAGTCTATGGAAGTTACTTCAGAGGGAGATTCAAGTGGTGGTGCTGTGAAATCATCAGATGGGAAAGCCGGCCACAAGAGACACAGGCCTGTGTAG